The following is a genomic window from Acetobacteroides hydrogenigenes.
CTAAGCTAACCGAGAACTACGCCATGTACCCCGGAGCATCGGTTTGTGGATGGTACTTTGCCCATCCCGAATCCATGTACTTTAACCTTGGCCGCATAACCAAGGAACAGGTGGAGTTGTACGCGCAGCGTAAGGGTGTAAGCGTAGAGGAGGCTGAGAGGTTGCTGAGACCGAATTTGGGATATTAGATTATTCAACACAGAGGCACAAAGCACACAGAGATACACTGAGAGTATTTGTAAAAAACTGTGCTCTCTGTTCCTCCGTGCCTCTCTGTGCTAAAAGAAAAAGAGAATATGAAAGTTATCGACATCATAAACAGGTCGCAATCGACGCTATTTACCTTCGAGCTGCTACCGCCGCTCAAGGGGGCATCATTTAGCGAGATAGAGGAAACCATCGAGCCGCTGCTTCCCTACTCGCCTTCGTACATCAACGTTACCTACCACCGACCAGAGGTAGTGCTTCGCGAACAGCCTAGCGGCTTGCTGGAACGGAGAATCATAAAGAAGCGCCCGGGAACCGTTGGCGTATCGGCAGGCATTAAGTACAAGTATGGCATTGATGTGGTGCCCCACCTTATCTGCGGTGGCTTTACCCGCGAAGAAACCGAGGATGCGCTCATCGACCTCAACTTTTTGGGAATCGACAACGTGCTTGCCCTACGTGGCGATGCCGAAAAGGGCGCTCACGGCTTTATGCCCGAACCCGGAGGCAACAAGCTCGCCGTAGACCTTGTTAAGCAGGTTAACGACCTTAACCACGGCAAATATGTTGATCCAGAATCGACCAACATCCAGAAAACAGACTTCTGCATTGGCGTAGCAGGATATCCTGAGAAGCATTCGGAGGCGCCCAACCTGGAAACAGACCTTATGAGCCTAAAAGCGAAGGTAGATGCTGGCGCCGACTATATCGTTACTCAGATGTTCTTCAACAACGCCAAGTTCTTCGAGTTTGTAGAGCAGTGTAGAGCCATTGGCATTACCGTTCCAATAATTCCGGGATTGAAGCCAATCTCGCTGAAGAAGCACCTTACCATGCTTCCTCAGATCTTCCACATCGACCTTCCACAGGATTTGGTGGATGCCGTTAACCGATGTAAGAACAACGAGGAGGTCCGTCAGGTGGGCGTTGAATGGGGAATTGCGCAGAGTAAGGAGCTAAAGGCTGCCGGAGTTCCGGTGCTGCACTACTACACCATGGGCAAGCCAGACAATATCGAAAAAATAGTAAAGGAGGTTTTTTAAACCTCCTTTTTAATTCCTACTAAGAATAGCGTTGTTGGGTTATTTTACTTAATGGGGATATTTATAGAACCCTCGTCTCCTTTTATGATATTTTCGTCCCTAAATATAGGAAGGCATTCCGACCAAGCCTTCTCAAGAGCTTGCGTAAAGAAGACCTGCTCTTGCGCCCCTGATATGGCGTACTTCCTATCGAACACAAAGAATGGAACACCCTGAACGCCGAGTTGTCCCGCCTCCTCTATCTCCCAACGCACCTCTTCCATAAACTGATTACCGGTAAGCATCTGCCAAATAGCGTTTACCTCAAGCCCTACTTCGGCACCAATTTTGGCAAGCTCGTTGAAATCGTTGAGATCTTTACCATGGGTAAAGTATGCAGCAAAGAGCTGTTCCTCCACCTCCTCCTGCAATCCGTAGCTTTTTGCAAGATGCGAGAGCCTATGCGCATTAAACGTGTTGCAAACAACGGCATTGTTCAGGTTAAACTCTATACCATTATCTCTCGCCAGCTGAGAAACATGCCCATATATACTCTGAGCCTCTACCTCAGAAATCTGCTTACGCTCGGCGAAGTGGGACACAACGCTTTTGCCTGGCTCTGGCCGTACATCAGGCGCCAGCTGGTAGCTCTTCCACTCCACCTTAACCCTATCCGCATGCGGAAAATCTTTAAGCGCTGCATCTAGTTTTCGTTTGCCTATGTAGCAGAAAGGGCATACAACATCTGCCCAAATTTCTATCTTCATCATCGTACTCTACTTTAACCGTTTCTATTAAAACAACCTTACACCTAAAATGGCATAGGCAACATTCCGTTTTTAATGGATTTTTTACCTTTAAGAAATTTTTCTAGGATGGAGAACCTGATCGAATACGGATACATTGGACTTTTTCTTGCCTGCTTTCTGGCAGCAACGGTTATTCCGCTAAGCTCAGAGGTAGTATTCATTGGTCTTCTGATTGCCGGGGCCAATCCGATTTATGCTACTATTATTGCCACCATTGGAAACACGTTGGGCGGCATGACCGGATACCTGCTTGGCTACCTCGGCAAGTGGGAGTGGCTCGAAAAGTACTTTAGGGTAAAGGAGGAAAACCTCGAAAAATGGAGCCGAATTGTAAAACGATACGGATCGACCATGGCCTTCTTTGCTTGGTTACCGTTTATTGGCGATCTCATTCCAATAATCCTTGGACTTATGAGGGCTTCCTACCACAAGGTTCTGCTGTTTATGTCGCTCGGCAAGCTTACCCGCTATGCGCTTTGGGCCTACATTACCGTAAGCGGCGTTAAAATATTTGGCCAGCTAGCCTAGCTGATAGATGGTCTTTGTGCCAAATTCTACCGGCAGCATCCGAAAGTTATTCGCAACTATGTTGTCAAACAGGCGTCAATTGCACTCTTTTTTTGACTAAGGCTGTAACATTGCTCAAACAATTCCGTCAACTACAAAAGCGCAGAATAAAAACCTATACAACGCAATTCTATGAAGAAAATGCTACTATCGGCCTTCGCTCTTGCACTAATCTGCAACGTTAGCTTTGGCCAAGCAACCGCTAAGGTTGATCCAAAAGATCCTGCATACAGCTGGGATTTCACCCACATTTACCCAAGTTGGGATGTTTGGCAGCAGGAGCTAAAAGCGTACAGCGAGCTTACCCCAAAATTCCTCGAGTATAAGGGTAAGATTTCGAAAGATCCAAAGGCCCTTCTCGACTACATTAAGCTATCGGAGAAGGCTGGACAAATAGGCTCTAAGCTGTTCTGGTACGTTCGCCTTCAGGGGGATGTTGATGGCAAGAACCCTATTTACCGCGCCAAGCAGCAGGAGCTCCAAACCGTAAGCATCGAGATGAGCAAGAACAGCACTTGGTACTCTTCCGAGCTGGCAACAATCCCCCAAGAAACCTGCAACAAGTGGATGAGCGAAATGCCTGAGCTGGCCATCTACAAGCACGACTTTGACGACTTCTACCGTGAGCGTGCCCACATCCTCGACGAAAAGACGCAGAACATCCTAAACGAGTACAGCCGCTCTCTTGGCGCTCCATTACGCATCTACAACTCGCTGGCCATTGCCGACATCGAGTTCCCAAAGGTGACGCTATCAACCGGCGAGGTGGTAACCGCATCGCCAGCCGTGGCATCGCGCATCTACGCTACATCCAACAACCAGGAGGATAGGCTTAAGGTGGCCAACGCCAACCGCGAGTACTACTACAAGAACCGCAATACCTTTGCCGATATCTACCTAACCAAGATGCAGAATAGCGTAGCCGGATCGAAGCTGAGCAACTACCCAAGCTGCCTAGAGGCAACCCTTTCGGGCAACGACATCCCAAAGGATGTTTACCTAACCCTGCTTAAGGTAGCCCAAAGCAACGTGGCCCCACTTCAAAAATATTGGGATCTGCGCAAGCGCGCCCTTGGCCTTACTAAGTACTACGGTTCGGATGCTGCAGCCGAGTTGGTAAACTTTAGCCGCACCTACAAATGGGACGAGGGGGTAAGCATCGTTAGCAACGCCCTTCAGTTTATGGGCAAGGAGTACTACGATAGCTTTAAGCAGATGCTTGGCCCTGGCCGTATCGACGTATACGAAAAGCCCGGAAAGCAAACGGGAGCCTACAACCTTGCCCTTTACGGCGTTCACCCTTACGTGCTGATGAACTGGAACGAAACCCGCGATAACGTATTTACCCTAGCCCACGAGCTTGGCCACTCAGTTCACGGAATTCTATCGCACAAGTATCAACCCTACACCTACTCGGGAAGCAACTCGATGGTTGCTGAGGTTGCCTCAACCTTCAACGAATGCGTGCTGCTCGACTACATGCTGGCCCAAGCTAAAGATCCAAACGAAAAGATCGCCCTACTCGTTCAGGCTATCGACAACGTTGCCGGAACCTTTTACCGTCAGGTTCAGTTTGCCGATTTCGAGTACACCATGCACACCATGGTGGAGCAGAACAAGCCGCTTAACGCCGACATTATGGCAAAGGTTTACGGCGAAATCGACGCCAAGTACAACGGTCCTGGTGTTGAGCAACCCGAAAATCTAAAGTACTCCTGGCCCCGCGTGATGCACTTCTTCAACTACAACTTCTACGTGTACAACTACGCAGTGTCGTTTACCGCTTCGAACGCCCTTTACAGCAACATCACAAAGGCTAAGAGTAAGAAGGAGGCTGACGCGGCCAAAGAGCGCTACCTGAATCTGCTTAAGAGCGGTGGAAGCGACTATCCCATCAATCTTTTAAAGAAGGCCGGTATCGACATGACCAAAGAGGAGTCGTACCTTACCGTTACCAGCCGCATGCAGCAGCTGGTAGACCAGCTCGAAAAGGAGCTTAAGGCTATCGGTAAGATCTAGTAAGATATACTTCGAAACAAAGAAACGCTACCTCCCAAGGGTAGCGTTTTTTGTTGTAAGTCCCGAACCGTTTGGGAACGGATACCATAAAAGAAAACACGCCCTATCCACCCCCTACCTCCGCCAGCGGGGGATAGTACTATTCGGGGTAACACCAATTCTTTAACTTCTTTATCTTCCATTTTGTTATACTAGAGATGATACAAAAAAGCCCCCATTGCTGGGGGCTAAACCTAAATATTCACATATGGCACAACCTCACGGCTGGATATCTTCATTCTTCTTTTTCCTTTTCCGTGCGGCAGCGCGCAGCGCCTCGCGCGTTGCCAGCTCCTTGTTCAGCGTGGACACCCTGCCGCAGAACTTGCTCCACCGCTCGTCGTCCTCCTCCATCAGCTTGGCCTGAAGGTAGA
Proteins encoded in this region:
- a CDS encoding methylenetetrahydrofolate reductase; protein product: MKVIDIINRSQSTLFTFELLPPLKGASFSEIEETIEPLLPYSPSYINVTYHRPEVVLREQPSGLLERRIIKKRPGTVGVSAGIKYKYGIDVVPHLICGGFTREETEDALIDLNFLGIDNVLALRGDAEKGAHGFMPEPGGNKLAVDLVKQVNDLNHGKYVDPESTNIQKTDFCIGVAGYPEKHSEAPNLETDLMSLKAKVDAGADYIVTQMFFNNAKFFEFVEQCRAIGITVPIIPGLKPISLKKHLTMLPQIFHIDLPQDLVDAVNRCKNNEEVRQVGVEWGIAQSKELKAAGVPVLHYYTMGKPDNIEKIVKEVF
- a CDS encoding DsbA family oxidoreductase, whose amino-acid sequence is MMKIEIWADVVCPFCYIGKRKLDAALKDFPHADRVKVEWKSYQLAPDVRPEPGKSVVSHFAERKQISEVEAQSIYGHVSQLARDNGIEFNLNNAVVCNTFNAHRLSHLAKSYGLQEEVEEQLFAAYFTHGKDLNDFNELAKIGAEVGLEVNAIWQMLTGNQFMEEVRWEIEEAGQLGVQGVPFFVFDRKYAISGAQEQVFFTQALEKAWSECLPIFRDENIIKGDEGSINIPIK
- a CDS encoding YqaA family protein encodes the protein MENLIEYGYIGLFLACFLAATVIPLSSEVVFIGLLIAGANPIYATIIATIGNTLGGMTGYLLGYLGKWEWLEKYFRVKEENLEKWSRIVKRYGSTMAFFAWLPFIGDLIPIILGLMRASYHKVLLFMSLGKLTRYALWAYITVSGVKIFGQLA
- the pepF gene encoding oligoendopeptidase F, whose amino-acid sequence is MKKMLLSAFALALICNVSFGQATAKVDPKDPAYSWDFTHIYPSWDVWQQELKAYSELTPKFLEYKGKISKDPKALLDYIKLSEKAGQIGSKLFWYVRLQGDVDGKNPIYRAKQQELQTVSIEMSKNSTWYSSELATIPQETCNKWMSEMPELAIYKHDFDDFYRERAHILDEKTQNILNEYSRSLGAPLRIYNSLAIADIEFPKVTLSTGEVVTASPAVASRIYATSNNQEDRLKVANANREYYYKNRNTFADIYLTKMQNSVAGSKLSNYPSCLEATLSGNDIPKDVYLTLLKVAQSNVAPLQKYWDLRKRALGLTKYYGSDAAAELVNFSRTYKWDEGVSIVSNALQFMGKEYYDSFKQMLGPGRIDVYEKPGKQTGAYNLALYGVHPYVLMNWNETRDNVFTLAHELGHSVHGILSHKYQPYTYSGSNSMVAEVASTFNECVLLDYMLAQAKDPNEKIALLVQAIDNVAGTFYRQVQFADFEYTMHTMVEQNKPLNADIMAKVYGEIDAKYNGPGVEQPENLKYSWPRVMHFFNYNFYVYNYAVSFTASNALYSNITKAKSKKEADAAKERYLNLLKSGGSDYPINLLKKAGIDMTKEESYLTVTSRMQQLVDQLEKELKAIGKI